In Pseudomonas fakonensis, one DNA window encodes the following:
- a CDS encoding cellulase family glycosylhydrolase — MMAFARRVWLLLALLVPLAQASEWAVSVDETTGLPNVTQGGGPAMTARFDFWAQDWRWTGFYSAFKVEGPWRYSLTGKNKDLDFDLKAAIERSDAHSLSWAFDLDAHSRQSGVKGGGLRFQFAPALVAGPMGEPELLPGNRGWAWGKQGRRIEMRFEPPLAKVYFEPGDIREVRGFFYQDPIVPGQQQVKATLTLSGDIALAPTVTERFGLADPASWPDDQLDWRTSPVDLSFLNAAEKPAGKRGFVKAVGEQLQFADGTPVRFWGTNVTAYALFKSPDEAIKEQAKRLSALGFNLVRLHHHDSPWVSPNIFGDISRLQNTQSIDAESQRKIDLWIKSLKDEGIYVWLDLHVERPLTAADRIDGFDEVARGDRAMSLKGYAYVNPSIQQAMQRFAEQYLTHVNPYTGLAYKDDPAVAAILLTNENDLTQHFGNALLGDKNVPRHSSWYMEQAKAFAKAHDLPADRTWRAWEHGPSKLFLNDLEQRFDVAMIEHLRKLGVQVPIATTSTWGGNGLSALPALTSGDVVDAHAYGGTGQLQRNPLTSDNLVDWLGAAQVVGLPMTVTEWNAEPFPTPDRHSLPLYMAATAGHQGWAAIMQYAYSQQAFNGWSTADNWHAYNDPAMLATLPAAALLYRRADVREATTRYVFAPTAQMLFERPITPASSVLLRTALAKGRLQIAMPSTPQLPWLKPGIPAKGAQVLIDPDQSLLPADASEASSDTGELRRNWRQGLYTIDTPLTQAATGWLGGQSISLGAVQVQASTPYASVVVQSIDGKPLGQARRLLVSLGTRAVPKADDKIPFNVEPFVGSLAIKAPQGLKLTRRDRAGQPQVLAASYSDGYYRVNFDASMMANWLFLE, encoded by the coding sequence ATGATGGCCTTCGCACGGCGCGTTTGGCTGCTGCTGGCCCTGCTGGTGCCCCTGGCCCAGGCATCGGAGTGGGCAGTGTCGGTGGACGAAACCACCGGCCTGCCGAACGTGACCCAGGGCGGCGGGCCGGCGATGACCGCCAGGTTCGACTTCTGGGCGCAGGATTGGCGCTGGACCGGCTTCTACTCGGCGTTCAAGGTCGAGGGCCCGTGGCGCTATAGCCTCACCGGCAAGAACAAGGACCTGGACTTCGACCTCAAGGCCGCCATCGAGCGGTCCGACGCGCACAGCCTGAGCTGGGCGTTCGACCTGGACGCCCACAGCCGCCAGTCGGGGGTCAAGGGCGGCGGCCTGCGCTTTCAGTTCGCCCCGGCGTTGGTGGCCGGCCCCATGGGAGAGCCCGAGTTGCTGCCAGGCAACCGCGGCTGGGCCTGGGGCAAGCAGGGCCGGCGTATCGAGATGCGCTTCGAGCCGCCGCTAGCCAAGGTGTACTTCGAGCCGGGCGACATTCGCGAGGTGCGCGGGTTCTTCTACCAGGACCCGATCGTGCCCGGCCAGCAGCAGGTCAAGGCCACCCTGACCCTGAGCGGCGACATCGCCCTGGCGCCGACGGTCACCGAGCGCTTTGGCCTGGCAGACCCTGCCAGCTGGCCGGACGATCAGCTGGACTGGCGCACCTCCCCGGTGGACCTGTCGTTTCTCAATGCCGCAGAAAAACCGGCCGGCAAGCGCGGTTTCGTCAAGGCGGTGGGTGAGCAACTGCAGTTCGCCGATGGCACCCCGGTGCGCTTCTGGGGCACCAACGTCACCGCCTATGCGCTATTCAAGAGCCCGGACGAGGCCATCAAGGAGCAGGCCAAGCGGCTCTCGGCGCTGGGTTTCAACCTGGTGCGCCTGCACCACCACGACTCGCCCTGGGTCAGCCCGAACATTTTTGGTGACATCAGCCGCTTGCAGAACACCCAAAGCATCGACGCCGAGTCGCAGCGCAAGATCGACCTGTGGATCAAGAGCCTGAAGGACGAGGGTATCTACGTGTGGCTCGACCTGCACGTGGAGCGCCCGCTGACCGCTGCCGACCGTATCGACGGCTTCGACGAGGTGGCCCGTGGCGACCGCGCCATGAGTCTCAAGGGCTACGCCTACGTCAACCCGAGCATACAGCAGGCCATGCAGCGCTTTGCCGAGCAGTACCTGACCCATGTGAACCCCTACACCGGGCTGGCCTACAAGGACGACCCGGCGGTGGCGGCCATTTTGCTGACCAACGAGAACGACCTGACCCAGCACTTCGGCAACGCACTGCTCGGGGACAAGAACGTGCCCCGCCACAGCAGTTGGTACATGGAACAGGCCAAGGCCTTCGCCAAGGCCCATGACCTGCCTGCCGACCGCACCTGGCGGGCTTGGGAGCACGGCCCGTCGAAGCTGTTCCTGAACGACCTGGAGCAGCGTTTCGACGTTGCCATGATCGAACACCTGCGCAAGCTCGGGGTGCAGGTGCCGATTGCAACCACCAGTACCTGGGGCGGCAATGGCCTGAGCGCCCTGCCGGCTTTGACCAGCGGCGATGTGGTGGATGCCCACGCCTATGGCGGCACCGGCCAGCTGCAGCGCAACCCGCTGACCAGCGACAACCTGGTGGACTGGCTGGGCGCCGCGCAAGTGGTCGGCCTGCCGATGACCGTCACCGAATGGAACGCCGAGCCCTTCCCCACCCCCGACCGCCATTCGCTGCCGTTGTACATGGCCGCCACCGCCGGCCACCAGGGCTGGGCGGCGATCATGCAATACGCCTACAGCCAGCAGGCGTTCAATGGCTGGAGCACGGCGGACAACTGGCACGCCTACAACGACCCGGCGATGCTCGCCACCCTGCCTGCGGCGGCGCTGCTGTACCGGCGCGCCGATGTGCGCGAGGCGACTACCCGCTATGTGTTCGCCCCGACCGCACAAATGCTGTTCGAGCGCCCCATCACCCCGGCCAGCTCCGTGCTGCTGCGCACGGCCCTGGCCAAGGGCCGGCTGCAGATCGCCATGCCGTCAACGCCGCAGCTGCCCTGGCTCAAGCCAGGCATACCGGCCAAAGGCGCCCAGGTGCTCATCGACCCCGACCAGTCGCTGCTGCCCGCTGATGCCAGCGAGGCCAGCAGCGATACCGGCGAACTGCGGCGCAACTGGCGCCAGGGGCTGTACACCATCGATACGCCGCTGACCCAGGCAGCGACCGGCTGGTTGGGCGGCCAGTCGATCAGCCTGGGGGCCGTTCAGGTGCAGGCCAGCACGCCTTATGCCAGCGTGGTGGTGCAGAGCATCGACGGCAAGCCGTTGGGCCAGGCGCGGCGCTTGCTGGTTTCGCTGGGTACCCGGGCAGTGCCCAAGGCTGACGACAAGATTCCGTTCAATGTCGAGCCTTTCGTGGGCAGCCTCGCCATCAAGGCGCCGCAGGGGCTGAAACTGACCCGGCGCGACCGGGCCGGCCAGCCCCAGGTGCTGGCGGCCAGCTACAGCGATGGCTATTACCGGGTCAACTTCGACGCCAGCATGATGGCCAATTGGCTGTTCCTCGAATAG
- a CDS encoding CpsD/CapB family tyrosine-protein kinase, which yields MDRTTPAVGKNIHQVSPSSGDTPQTPALLEQPGALAQFDYVQTRVVPLNAEHLERQRIVAYNKNSNMNWAFDLLRTQVLQMMEENGWRTLAITSPTPEAGKTVLATNLAMSIAHHTNKTALLVDFDLRRPRVGKALGLSMEKALNELLDGSAQLGEVLVNPTLPRFVVLPTREPIPLSTEVLSSTRVSNLISELRDRYESRICIFDLPPLLSSDDAITVLPKFDCVLLVVANGSNSKKDIEDCSYHLGQSNLLGTVLNKAEVEPRTYY from the coding sequence ATGGACAGGACTACGCCGGCAGTTGGCAAGAACATTCATCAGGTTTCACCCAGCAGCGGGGACACCCCGCAAACGCCTGCGCTGCTGGAGCAGCCTGGCGCCCTGGCCCAGTTCGACTATGTGCAGACCCGGGTGGTGCCGCTGAACGCCGAGCACCTTGAGCGCCAGCGCATCGTCGCCTACAACAAGAACTCCAACATGAACTGGGCCTTCGACCTGCTGCGAACCCAGGTGCTACAGATGATGGAGGAGAACGGCTGGCGCACGTTGGCGATCACCTCGCCAACGCCCGAGGCGGGCAAGACGGTGCTGGCGACCAACCTGGCCATGAGTATCGCCCATCACACCAACAAGACTGCATTGCTCGTGGACTTCGACCTGCGCAGGCCACGGGTGGGCAAGGCGCTGGGGTTATCGATGGAAAAAGCGCTGAACGAGCTGCTCGATGGCTCGGCGCAGCTTGGCGAGGTACTGGTCAACCCGACGCTGCCGCGCTTTGTGGTGTTGCCGACCCGTGAGCCGATCCCGCTGTCTACCGAGGTCTTGTCGTCGACCAGGGTCAGCAACTTGATCAGCGAGTTGCGTGACCGCTACGAGTCGCGCATCTGCATCTTCGATTTGCCGCCGCTGTTGAGTTCGGACGATGCGATCACCGTGCTGCCCAAGTTTGACTGTGTATTGTTGGTGGTGGCCAATGGCAGCAACAGCAAGAAGGACATCGAGGATTGCTCGTATCACCTGGGGCAGTCGAACTTGCTGGGGACGGTGTTGAACAAGGCTGAGGTGGAGCCCAGGACTTATTATTGA
- the galE gene encoding UDP-glucose 4-epimerase GalE has product MKFLVVGGAGYIGSHMVKHLHDNGHEVVVADTAPTLPGIHWAELDIADGHRLGALFARHRFDAVFHFASFIQVGESVSDPARYYQNNVASTLTLLQAMLHAGVRRLVFSSTAAVYGDPHYTPIDEAHPKAPINPYGRSKWMVEQVLQDYDRAYGLKSVCLRYFNAAGADPGGQLGECHEPETHLIPLILQAASGRRAAITVFGRDYATADGTCIRDYVHVCDLASAHALAVDYLVRGGDSAVFNLGNGLGFSVQQVIDAACRVTGRLIEVREAPRRAGDPPSLVADAGKAREVLGWEPRYAALEEIVRHAWRWELTLCGREAEGLGRVLGS; this is encoded by the coding sequence ATGAAGTTTCTGGTCGTCGGTGGCGCGGGCTATATCGGCTCGCACATGGTCAAGCACTTGCACGATAACGGCCATGAAGTAGTGGTGGCCGACACTGCCCCCACCCTCCCCGGCATTCACTGGGCCGAGCTGGATATCGCCGACGGGCACAGGCTGGGTGCGCTGTTTGCCCGGCACCGTTTCGACGCGGTGTTCCATTTCGCCTCGTTCATTCAGGTGGGCGAATCAGTCAGCGACCCGGCGCGCTACTACCAGAACAACGTCGCGTCCACCCTGACCCTGCTGCAGGCCATGCTCCACGCCGGTGTGCGTCGCCTGGTGTTCTCCTCGACTGCCGCGGTGTATGGCGACCCGCACTACACCCCGATTGACGAGGCCCACCCCAAGGCCCCCATCAACCCGTACGGACGCAGCAAGTGGATGGTCGAGCAGGTTCTGCAGGACTACGACCGGGCGTACGGCCTGAAATCGGTGTGCCTGCGCTACTTCAATGCAGCCGGGGCCGACCCGGGTGGGCAATTGGGCGAATGCCACGAACCGGAAACCCACCTGATCCCGCTGATTTTGCAAGCCGCGAGCGGCCGGCGGGCGGCCATCACGGTGTTTGGCAGGGACTACGCCACGGCCGATGGCACCTGTATTCGTGACTACGTGCATGTGTGCGACCTGGCTTCGGCCCATGCCCTGGCGGTGGACTACCTGGTGCGCGGGGGTGACAGCGCTGTGTTCAACCTGGGCAACGGGTTGGGGTTTTCGGTGCAGCAGGTGATCGATGCGGCTTGCCGGGTGACTGGGCGGCTGATCGAGGTGCGCGAGGCGCCACGCCGTGCCGGTGACCCGCCCAGCCTGGTGGCCGATGCCGGCAAAGCCCGGGAGGTGCTGGGGTGGGAGCCTCGGTATGCGGCTTTGGAGGAGATTGTCAGGCATGCCTGGCGATGGGAGTTGACGCTTTGTGGGCGGGAGGCTGAGGGGCTGGGGCGGGTGTTGGGGTCTTAG
- a CDS encoding O-antigen ligase family protein: MPEHLRALVVILFLACVVFALARRAAADLIPERDFKRRRNLWLALTLLAFFSFSYWVYVAAGAVLLSMAGKRERNALALFYMLLFVIPPASVQIPGFGVINYVLDLNHIRLLALCVLLPASLALGRRPGTLRFGRTWPDRLLAAGIVLMSVLYLRETTLTDTLRQAFYLYVDVYLPYYVASRGLRELGDFKDALLAFVLAAFLLSAIAVAETLRHWLLYNALMDAMGVQWSMTGYLSRGGSLRASATTGQAIALGFVIAVAIGMYLFLQGYVRSRLQRLLGALLLGAGLFAPLSRGPWIGAGVIIATFIATGRNAAKRLVLLALAGVLALPLLSVVPGGEKVLNLLPFIGTIENENITYRERLIDNSMIVIQRNPLFGSFDFRNTPEMQSMIQGDGIIDIVNTYISLALRVGLVGLALFVAFFASVLLGIRKAMRAFPDKDHEERLLGRALLATLLGILVIIFTVSSITVIPIVYWSVGGLGVAYIQRVRLLREAEPETLSNPGLQPRRAP; encoded by the coding sequence ATGCCCGAACACCTGCGAGCACTCGTCGTCATCCTGTTCCTGGCCTGCGTGGTGTTTGCGCTGGCCCGGCGGGCGGCCGCCGACCTGATCCCCGAGCGCGACTTCAAACGCCGGCGCAATCTGTGGCTGGCCCTCACCCTGCTGGCGTTCTTCTCGTTCAGCTACTGGGTCTACGTGGCGGCCGGCGCCGTGCTGCTGAGCATGGCGGGCAAGCGCGAGCGCAACGCCCTGGCGCTGTTCTACATGCTGCTGTTCGTCATTCCCCCTGCGTCGGTGCAGATCCCGGGCTTTGGCGTGATCAACTACGTGCTCGACCTCAACCACATCCGCCTGCTGGCCCTGTGTGTGCTGCTGCCGGCCTCGCTGGCCCTGGGCCGGCGCCCCGGCACCCTGCGTTTCGGGCGCACCTGGCCAGACCGCCTGCTGGCCGCCGGCATCGTGCTGATGAGCGTGCTGTACCTGCGCGAGACCACCCTCACCGACACCCTGCGCCAGGCGTTCTACCTGTACGTCGATGTGTACCTGCCCTACTACGTGGCCAGCCGCGGCCTGCGCGAACTCGGCGACTTCAAGGACGCGTTGCTGGCCTTCGTGCTGGCGGCCTTTTTGCTGTCGGCCATTGCCGTGGCAGAAACCCTGCGCCACTGGCTGCTGTACAACGCGCTGATGGACGCCATGGGCGTGCAGTGGAGCATGACCGGCTATCTGTCCCGCGGCGGTTCGCTGCGGGCCAGTGCCACTACCGGGCAGGCCATCGCCCTGGGCTTCGTGATCGCCGTGGCCATTGGCATGTACCTGTTCCTGCAGGGCTACGTGCGCAGCCGCCTGCAACGCCTGCTGGGCGCGCTGCTGCTGGGCGCCGGGCTGTTCGCGCCGCTGTCGCGCGGGCCGTGGATCGGCGCCGGGGTGATCATCGCAACCTTCATCGCCACCGGCCGCAATGCAGCCAAGCGCCTGGTGCTGCTGGCCCTGGCCGGAGTGCTGGCGCTGCCGCTGCTGAGCGTGGTGCCGGGGGGCGAGAAGGTGCTGAACCTGCTGCCGTTCATCGGCACCATCGAAAACGAGAACATCACCTACCGCGAACGGCTGATCGACAACTCGATGATCGTCATCCAGCGCAACCCGCTGTTCGGCTCGTTCGATTTCCGTAACACCCCCGAAATGCAGTCGATGATCCAGGGCGACGGCATCATCGACATCGTCAACACCTACATCAGCCTGGCGCTGCGTGTCGGCCTGGTGGGGCTGGCGCTGTTCGTGGCGTTTTTTGCCAGCGTGCTGCTGGGCATTCGCAAGGCCATGCGCGCCTTCCCCGACAAAGACCACGAGGAGCGCCTGCTGGGCCGTGCGCTGCTGGCGACCTTGCTGGGCATTTTGGTGATCATCTTCACCGTCAGCAGCATCACGGTGATCCCCATCGTCTATTGGTCGGTCGGCGGCCTGGGGGTGGCTTATATCCAGCGCGTGCGCCTGCTGCGCGAGGCCGAGCCCGAAACTTTGAGCAACCCAGGCCTGCAACCGAGGCGCGCGCCATGA